Part of the Planctomycetota bacterium genome is shown below.
ACCTCACGCCAGATGCTCAACCTCATCCTCCGCGATGCGGGTCAGGGCGAGCTTGCTTATCTGATCGACGACAACGTCATCACCGTCACCACACGCGAGCAAGCGTCGCGGACGATGGTGACCAAGGTCTACGACATCCGCGACCTGATCATGCCGGTGCCGAACTTCACGCCTGACTTCGACATTGGCGACTTCGGCGGCGGCGGTGGCGGTTTCGGAGGGGGAGGCGACTTCGGTGACAACGGCGAGGAGATGTCTCCCGAGGACATGGCCGAACTCATCATCGACATCATCCGCGAGACCGTCCGCCCCGACGTCTGGCAGGAAAACGGCGGCTTCGCCTCCATCCGCTACTTCGACGGCACCCTCATCATCACCGCCCCGCAGGACGTCCACGAGCTGATCGGCGGTTGAGGGTGATCGCCGCTAACTCGACATCACGCGCGAGATGTTGAACACCGGCAACAGCATCGCCATCGCCACGCCACCAATGAGCGCGCCCATGCCGACAATCATGGCCGGTTCGATGTAACGAGTGAGTTGGGCGATTCGTTCCTTGAGTTGTTCCTCGCTCGACTCGGCGATGTGTTCGAGCACGACGCCGAGCTTGCCGCCAACTTCACCCGCTTTGACCATTTCCGCCACCCCCGCCGGTACGAGCGGGTGTCGGGTCAGCGGCGCACTGAAGGCCGCGCCCTGTTCGATCTCGTCGTGGGTCTTGTCCCACAGTTGCTGGAATTTCGTGTTCTCGGTCAGGTCACGAGCCATGCCAACGCACTCGAGCAGCGGCACACCCGCAGCCGCCGTGGTACCGACCACTCGCAGACCACGCGAGAGGTGCAGGTCGCGAAACATCGGGCCGAGCATGGGTAGCTTCAGTTGCACGCCATGCCAGACCGCTTTGCCGCCGTCACTCTTGAGCCAGACCCACGACAACACTGCCGCGACGATGCTGCCGATCAGCAGCATCAGCCAGTTGCCGACGACGAAGTCGCTCATGCCCATGAGGATCTTGGTCGGACGGGGGAGGGCGGCCTCCTTGCCGGCATAAATCTTGGTGAACCGGGGCAACACGAACGCCAGCAGGAACACGGTCGTGAGGATCGCGAAACTGAACATGATGCTCGGGTACGTCAACGCACCGCGCACCTTCTGCATGATCTCGCGTTCGTTCTTGAGATAGGTCGTTGCACGCCTGAGCATCAACGGCATCATCCCGGCCTTCTCGCTGGCCTTGATCAACGCGATAAACAGGCGGGGGAAACTCCGAGGATGCTGTTCCAGCGCCGATGACAGGTCGGCACCGCAACTCACGCGCTGGGCGATGTCGCCCATGACCTGTTGGGCCTGTGGCCGTTGGAGCTGCGCGCCGACACATTCCAGCGCTTCGGACAACTGCACCCCCGCGTCGAGCATGACCGAAAGCTGGCTGCTGATGTTGATCAGTTCCTGACGCTGAAGCTTGGGCTGCGCGAACTCCGACGTTGGTGCGGCGGCCGGTTTGGCCGGTGTGGCTTCGGCCACCTTGACCGGCTTGGTCGGTTTGCCGAACTGCCCGCTGACGCTGATGCCTGCCATGTCCACCGCATCGGTCCGATCGACCGACAACGCGGGCGCGGTCGTGACGCCCCAGGTCCGAGAACTATGCTTTGCTGCGGGATTGTTCCGACTGTGCGGACGGTGCCGGCTCGACGCGCGAGCGGATCTCGCCGCCAGCGGTTCGGGTGGTCAAGACCGCACCCACATCGGCGTCTCCAGGCCGGCGCACGAGCCGGCCGGCATCGTCGAACGTGATCGAAAAGCCACGCGCCAGGACGGCCTCGGGATCGACGGCAGAGGCGCGGGCGCGCAGCGTGGCGAGATTGCCGCGCAGCCGCTCCGAACGAAGCGCCATCGCATCGGCAAGCCGCTCGGTAAGTCGGGCGGTGTGCTGCCGGCGTAACACCACCGTTGACCGAGGATCGTGGCCCGCCGCCCGGCGTTCGAGCGCGTTGAGCCGATCACGGTCATGTCGCAGCCGGCCCCGCAAAGCCTCGCGCAGCCGTTCCCGGTGATCAGCGAGCCCTTCGCGGCGTCTGGCGAGACGGTTGCGCGGGTGAGCGTTTGCGAGACGCTCACGCAATGAGGCGACCTTGCGCTGCACGTTCCGCAACCGCTCGCGGAGTCGGGCGATGAGTTCGGCTTCGAGTTGGTCGGCCCGCTGACGACGTTGCTCGACAATCTCGGCCGGACGACGGACGACACGATGCCGGGCCACCGGTGCAAGCGCGTTGCGGCGATCGCCAACCGCACGACGGACGGCGACTCGCAGGCGGGTCCGCTGCT
Proteins encoded:
- a CDS encoding type II secretion system F family protein; protein product: MAGISVSGQFGKPTKPVKVAEATPAKPAAAPTSEFAQPKLQRQELINISSQLSVMLDAGVQLSEALECVGAQLQRPQAQQVMGDIAQRVSCGADLSSALEQHPRSFPRLFIALIKASEKAGMMPLMLRRATTYLKNEREIMQKVRGALTYPSIMFSFAILTTVFLLAFVLPRFTKIYAGKEAALPRPTKILMGMSDFVVGNWLMLLIGSIVAAVLSWVWLKSDGGKAVWHGVQLKLPMLGPMFRDLHLSRGLRVVGTTAAAGVPLLECVGMARDLTENTKFQQLWDKTHDEIEQGAAFSAPLTRHPLVPAGVAEMVKAGEVGGKLGVVLEHIAESSEEQLKERIAQLTRYIEPAMIVGMGALIGGVAMAMLLPVFNISRVMSS